Proteins from a single region of Malaclemys terrapin pileata isolate rMalTer1 chromosome 23, rMalTer1.hap1, whole genome shotgun sequence:
- the LOC128828294 gene encoding uncharacterized protein LOC128828294 has product MTALEHSQDPESLLRAGSRRACPCRSLDWCLLVGLCALGAAILALALFSAWRVLPRPLETPEAPPALPRMRKEAGVQMMPTSAVIKERVMEFDHLQGIDGVVLSSHFDYHDTSHKLEVKVGGLYFIYAQLAVKCVDKTLSCSKPQTVKLIVNQQTRGTRSTVLTISLHLSSNSEETMSKFSAVLQPLKKGDSLYVTMDTNKTDIDNWQLDQTDKKDNFFGLFRLSSSAESADQ; this is encoded by the exons ATGACGGCTCTAGAGCACAGCCAGGACCCCGAGAGCCTCCTCCGGGCCGGCTCCCGACGCGCCTGCCCCTGCCGGAGCCTGGACTGGTGTCTGCTCGTGGGGCTGTGCGCCCTGGGCGCAGCGATCCTGGCGCTCGCCTTGTTCTCGGCCTGGAGGGTCCTGCCCCGGCCGCTGGAGACCCCggaggctcccccagccctgcccagaatgAGAAAG GAGGCTGGGGTCCAGATGATGCCCACAAGCG CTGTAATCAAGGAGAGGGTAATGGAGTTCGATCATCTCCAGGGTATTGATGGagtggttctcagctcccacttCGACTACCACGACACATCGCACAAGCTGGAGGTGAAGGTCGGAGGCCTCTATTTTATCTACGCCCAGCTGGCTGTCAAATGCGTTGATAAGACGTTATCTTGCAGCAAGCCGCAAACAGTCAAACTGATCGTCAACCAGCAGACCAGGGGCACCCGCAGCACGGTCCTGACCATCTCCCTGCACTTGTCCTCCAATTCGGAAGAGACCATGTCCAAGTTCTCGGCGGTTCTGCAGCCTCTGAAAAAAGGCGACTCTCTCTACGTGACGATGGACACTAATAAAACAGACATTGATAACTGGCAGCTGGACCAAACCGACAAAAAAGACAACTTCTTTGGCCTCTTTAGGTTATCTAGCTCTGCCGAGTCAGCAGACCAGTAG